From Nymphaea colorata isolate Beijing-Zhang1983 chromosome 6, ASM883128v2, whole genome shotgun sequence, a single genomic window includes:
- the LOC116256024 gene encoding protein PLASTID MOVEMENT IMPAIRED 1-RELATED 1, translating into MLRKMDSGGGSTGDSGGQLLKELEALRKALYRNGNPNPSPRSISAGKSHLKSSRSGVDFSASKARTSSEKENPPSSAGTKGAGTAICPPEKKSLWNWKPLRALAHVRHRRFICSFSVHVLSVEGLSPGFNGKSLCVSWKRKDGGLQSTKPSKVIHGVANFDENLSQKCCVNGSVNGPSHIAKYEAKQFVLYVSMVGSPDHDLGKHRIDLTRLLPDTFEELAEDKRSGSWTTNFKLSGKAKGAILIVTFGFSVLGDEFNQSAVESSVNKNNLSLTKSKSSNLLAITRPASLEKPKFASSSVVGLGHEGQNSLLRSGSTPSMRASARNSPPKKSLYNSREETNSIPGDRPSYGTEFSALGISGFEGQRKTDIEVSLEKDAEGNTGIEENEFGIVEQGIEIVDSLDNSKNSSALAMETDTASESAKLEMSEGALGSVNIEEGLEQIHENVDPKPASEATIDRKEIEEAQRNGEETVDILPFEKDSYSDEKDLTFMESEERENLLNSHELKDVPLFTDESALEELNAAFGNDPFSDDDTSEITLNPSLLSQPQVGTRTDLEKSKIGRSYSLDDLTESVADEFLNLLGIEHSPFSLSSESDPESPRERLWKQFEKDSLASGGLFAADVWNGGDPQLETEGSFSSEAVSQSDMMRGEEIETESFPLPRDHLESQTSFDLDEEFELSSIVHAAEAEHEKAVQAMKSKTRAKVLEDEETEFLMREWGLNENAFQSSPPNSAGGFGSPIHLPPEEPLELPSLGEGLGSFVRTRDGGFVRSMNPALFKSAKNNGSLIMQVSSPVVVPAEMGSGIMEILHGLASVGIEKLTVQAKKLMPLEDITGKSILQVAHEATPFLEAYERQDLLQHQADDMDTNTVGGSSLQPKSRRRKKESNKCGQFSSSSVEDSISEFVCLEDLAPCAMDKIEALSMEGLKIQSGMSGDDELSNVCAQSIGEISALEGMRAKTTGALGLEGTAGLQLLDLEEGNEPVDGLMGLSITLDEWMKLDSGIVDDEEESNSRMSRILAAHHAKCTDLIGRGKTADKASGKNSGRRWGFLGNTLTVALLVQLRDPLRNYEPVGAPMLALIQAERVVVPPKPKIYSSVSDKGNSEEIDEPEPLPEQDEKKEEIIPQFKITEVHVAGLKTEVEKKKGWGWGWGTGKQQQTGSRWLLASGMGKANKNPFMKSKPVSKSLPQHQTTTVKPGDTLWSISSRVHGTGAKWKELAELNPHIRNPNVIFPNETIRLS; encoded by the exons ATGTTGCGGAAAATGGACTCTGGAGGAGGGAGCACCGGCGATTCGGGAGGGCAGCTCTTGAAGGAACTCGAAGCCCTGAGGAAGGCTCTCTACCGCAACGGAAACCCCAATCCCTCCCCTCGTTCCATCTCTGCGGGGAAGTCCCACTTGAAATCCTCTCGGTCCGGCGTCGATTTCTCGGCTTCGAAGGCGAGGACGTCCTCAGAGAAGGAAAATCCCCCGTCGTCAGCGGGTACCAAGGGCGCCGGAACGGCCATTTGCCCGCCGGAGAAGAAGAGTTTGTGGAATTGGAAGCCTCTCCGTGCCCTAGCCCACGTCCGACACCGGCGGTTTATCTGCTCGTTCTCGGTTCACGTCCTTTCAGTTGAGGGCCTCTCTCCCGGCTTCAATGGGAAAAGCCTCTGCGTGAGTTGGAAGAGGAAGGACGGAGGGCTGCAAAGCACGAAGCCGTCCAAAGTAATCCATGGCGTCGCCAATTTCGACGAGAACCTTTCGCAGAAATGCTGCGTCAATGGCAGTGTCAACGGTCCGAGCCACATCGCCAAATATGAAGCAAAGCAATTCGTGCTCTATGTTTCCATGGTCGGCTCCCCTGATCACGACCTGGGTAAGCACCGGATCGATCTCACGAGGTTGCTTCCTGATACTTTTGAAGAATTGGCGGAGGACAAGAGGTCTGGCAGCTGGACTACGAATTTCAAGCTCTCAGGTAAGGCGAAAGGCGCAATTCTGATCGTTACTTTCGGATTTTCAGTGTTAGGGGATGAATTCAATCAATCTGCGGTTGAATCCAGCGTGAACAAGAATAATCTGAGCCTCACAAAGTCGAAAAGCTCGAACTTGTTGGCAATCACTAGGCCAGCCTCATTAGAGAAGCCTAAGTTTGCATCCAGTAGTGTTGTAGGCCTTGGTCATGAAGGCCAGAATTCACTGCTTCGATCTGGTAGCACTCCTTCAATGCGAGCATCGGCCCGGAATTCCCCTCCTAAGAAATCCTTGTATAATTCCAGAGAAGAAACGAATAGCATCCCTGGAGATCGGCCCAGTTATGGAACAGAGTTTTCGGCTTTAGGAATAAGCGGATTCGAGGGACAGAGAAAAACTGATATAGAGGTTTCATTGGAAAAAGATGCTGAAGGCAATACAGGGATCGAGGAGAACGAATTTGGCATAGTTGAGCAAGGGATTGAAATTGTTGATTCCTTAGACAATAGCAAGAATTCTAGTGCGCTGGCAATGGAAACGGATACTGCGAGTGAGAGCGCCAAGCTCGAAATGTCTGAAGGAGCTCTTGGCAGTGTAAATATCGAGGAGGGATtggaacaaattcatgaaaatgtagATCCTAAGCCTGCGTCCGAAGCAACTATTGACAGAAAGGAGATTGAAGAAGCTCAAAGGAATGGTGAGGAGACTGTTGATATTTTACCTTTTGAAAAGGATTCTTATTCTGATGAAAAGGATTTGACCTTTATGGAGtctgaagaaagagaaaatttgctAAATAGTCATGAGCTAAAGGATGTCCCCTTGTTCACTGATGAATCAGCTCTGGAGGAGTTGAATGCAGCCTTTGGAAATGACCCATTTTCTGATGACGATACCTCCGAGATCACGCTTAACCCAAGTTTGTTGAGTCAGCCACAAGTGGGAACAAGAACTGATCTCGAGAAAAGCAAAATTGGTAGGTCTTATAGCTTGGATGATCTAACAGAATCTGTCGCCGATGAATTCTTGAATTTGTTGGGAATAGAGCATAGCCCATTTTCATTGAGTTCTGAAAGTGATCCTGAATCACCAAGGGAACGACTATGGAAGCAGTTTGAGAAAGATTCACTGGCTAGTGGGGGTCTCTTTGCTGCAGATGTTTGGAACGGAGGGGATCCCCAGCTGGAAACTGAAGGATCATTTTCCAGTGAGGCCGTTTCTCAGTCAGATATGATGAGGGGCGAGGAGATAGAGACAGAGAGCTTTCCTCTTCCTAGAGATCATCTTGAAAGCCAGACTAGCTTTGATTTGGATGAGGAATTTGAGCTTTCATCCATTGTACATGCTGCTGAAGCAGAGCATGAGAAGGCAGTTCAAGCTATGAAAAGTAAAACTAGAGCGAAAGTACTGGAGGATGAAGAGACTGAATTTTTGATGCGGGAATGGGGCTTGAATGAGAATGCCTTTCAGAGCTCTCCACCCAATAGTGCAGGTGGATTTGGTAGTCCTATCCATCTCCCTCCTGAGGAACCATTAGAGCTACCTTCCCTTGGTGAAGGGCTTGGCTCTTTTGTCAGAACAAGAGATGGTGGATTTGTGCGGTCTATGAATCCTGCCCTTTTTAAGAGTGCCAAAAACAATGGATCACTGATCATGCAAGTGTCTAGCCCGGTTGTGGTTCCTGCTGAGATGGGTTCAGGAATTATGGAAATCCTGCATGGTTTAGCTTCTGTTGGAATTGAAAAGCTTACCGTGCAGGCAAAGAAGCTGATGCCTTTGGAAGATATAACTGGAAAAAGTATACTGCAAGTAGCCCACGAAGCTACACCATTTCTAGAGGCATACGAGAG GCAAGACTTACTGCAGCATCAAGCAGACGACATGGACACGAATACTGTGGGTGGCTCCTCATTACAACCCAAATccaggagaagaaagaaagaatcaaaTAAATGTGGGCAATTCTCGAGTTCCTCAGTTGAGGATTCAATCTCAGAATTTGTCTGTCTGGAGGATCTTGCACCATGTGCGATGGATAAAATTGAAGCCCTTTCAATGGAGGGGCTAAAAATACAGTCCGGTATGTCAGGTGATGATGAGTTATCAAACGTTTGTGCTCAATCAATTGGAGAGATTTCAGCTTTAGAGGGAATGAGAGCAAAAACAACTGGAGCTCTCGGTTTAGAAGGCACCGCCGGGCTTCAGCTGTTAGATTTAGAAGAAGGCAATGAGCCAGTGGATGGATTAATGGGTTTGTCTATTACCCTTGATGAATGGATGAAACTGGATTCTGGGATAGTTGATGACGAAGAGGAATCCAACAGTCGTATGTCTAGGATCCTTGCAGCCCATCATGCTAAATGTACAGACTTGATTGGCAGAGGTAAAACAGCAGACAAAGCAAGTGGAAAAAATTCTGGGAGGAGATGGGGTTTCTTGGGGAACACACTAACTGTAGCATTGCTGGTTCAGCTTCGTGATCCTTTACGTAACTATGAGCCAGTTGGTGCTCCAATGCTTGCTTTGATACAGGCAGAACGAGTTGTGGTTCCCCCAAAGCCCAAGATATACAGTTCGGTTTCAGATAAAGGTAACAGTGAGGAAATTGATGAGCCTGAACCTTTGCCAGAGCaggatgaaaagaaagaagaaatcatcCCCCAGTTCAAGATTACTGAGGTCCATGTTGCTGGGCTAAAGACTGAGgttgagaagaaaaagggatGGGGATGGGGATGGGGAACGGGAAAGCAGCAGCAAACTGGTTCACGATGGCTACTTGCGAGTGGGATGGGAAAAGCCAACAAAAATCCTTTTATGAAGTCAAAACCTGTTTCTAAGTCTCTTCCACAGCATCAGACCACAACAGTGAAGCCGGGAGATACCTTATGGAGCATTTCATCTCGTGTTCATGGTACTGGAGCCAAATGGAAAGAGTTGGCAGAATTAAATCCCCACATACGAAATCCAAATGTTATTTTTCCAAACGAGACAATTCGGTTAAGTTGA
- the LOC116256689 gene encoding putative E3 ubiquitin-protein ligase SINA-like 6 isoform X1, whose protein sequence is MAKFSVGDEEEAGPSTNDGVDDIPDRKRRRTGETSADGEECGDVKDAGGGDADKIAERGEGRGANRLISVAIDPDLLDCPICMEPLAPPIYQCWNGHITCSSCCLKLKKKCHTCFEVIGLHRCLAMEKVVESIKINCCYARFGCLKSISYADKTKHEDSCIYAPYVCPIWNCTFCGTSEQICFHFMSVHSVSTRCFRYNHSFTFTMDKTEECLVLHGDDGLLFLVNNRIDLLGNAVAVALISPSCPRRDFAYDLIVRCRERSLRLQSFTRRVKQAPDLPSQDFLLIPHDAYLCDGQLKLEICIYSIPKEPSE, encoded by the exons ATGGCGAAGTTCTCGGTAGGCGACGAGGAGGAAGCAGGCCCCAGCACGAACGACGGCGTTGATGATATTCCCGATAGGAAACGTCGAAGGACCGGGGAAACATCTGCTGATGGTGAGGAATGCGGCGACGTTAAGGATGCTGGTGGTGGAGATGCCGATAAAATTGCAGAACGTGGTGAAGGAAGGGGGGCCAATAGGCTCATCTCCGTCGCCATAGACCCTGACCTTCTCGATTGCCCCATTTGTATGGAGCCGTTGGCTCCACCCATTTACCAG TGTTGGAATGGGCATATCACCTGCTCCTCGTGCTGCTTGAAGCTCAAGAAGAAATGTCACACTTGCTTTGAGGTTATCGGTCTCCACCGCTGTCTCGCCATGGAGAAAGTTGTTGaatcaattaaaattaattgttgCTATGCACGCTTTGGATGTTTGAAGTCCATAAGTTATGCAGATAAAACAAAGCACGAGGATTCATGTATTTATGCACCCTACGTTTGCCCTATTTGGAACTGCACTTTTTGTGGTACCTCTGAACAGATCTGTTTTCATTTCATGAGTGTTCACTCAGTTTCTACAAGATGTTTCAGATACAACCACAGTTTCACTTTCACAATGGATAAAACGGAGGAGTGCCTTGTCCTTCATGGGGACGATGGACTCCTCTTTCTTGTCAATAACAGAATAGATCTCTTGGGAAATGCTGTGGCAGTGGCCTTAATCAGTCCAAGCTGCCCAAGACGTGATTTTGCATATGACTTGATTGTTCGGTGCAGAGAGAGAAGCCTTAGGCTACAGTCGTTTACAAGGAGAGTAAAACAAGCACCGGATCTTCCATCCCAGGATTTTCTCCTTATCCCTCATGATGCTTATTTGTGCGATGGACAACTCAAGTTGGAGATTTGTATATATAGTATACCAAAGGAGCCCAGTGAGTGA
- the LOC116256689 gene encoding E3 ubiquitin-protein ligase SINA-like 10 isoform X2 — protein sequence MAKFSVGDEEEAGPSTNDGVDDIPDRKRRRTGETSADGEECGDVKDAGGGDADKIAERGEGRGANRLISVAIDPDLLDCPICMEPLAPPIYQEFGLR from the exons ATGGCGAAGTTCTCGGTAGGCGACGAGGAGGAAGCAGGCCCCAGCACGAACGACGGCGTTGATGATATTCCCGATAGGAAACGTCGAAGGACCGGGGAAACATCTGCTGATGGTGAGGAATGCGGCGACGTTAAGGATGCTGGTGGTGGAGATGCCGATAAAATTGCAGAACGTGGTGAAGGAAGGGGGGCCAATAGGCTCATCTCCGTCGCCATAGACCCTGACCTTCTCGATTGCCCCATTTGTATGGAGCCGTTGGCTCCACCCATTTACCAG GAATTTGGTCTCAGGTGA